A genomic segment from Bacillus cereus G9842 encodes:
- a CDS encoding DUF3981 domain-containing protein encodes MKFVVLAILTLFLIPWTRSSSKLRAVDKKGDKKVVKGKKSSILVIPVLFWIGIAIYEYFWLIDDRVDSILTHYSVAVAILIGLVLFSQDQIGKLEGTLKGLLMFILLASYGYFGYLHDIVISQKKYDSVVKVEKDISEPFTENDQPFTVPPKTAENKMKKVFGDIPKVAYFELGELTPQMVNGEALYVAPIEVSGFFKARKAETIPGYVTMSGTNPDAEAKLHLGYKMKYVPSMFFGNNLERVVRQAEPDLIFKGKPKFEVDDKGKPYYTMTYGEFISGRSGFEVEGVVVVDAQTGEVKRYDKGKAPKFVDGVLNHETASTLNTYFGKYIHGFWNTKFSQTDMKIPTEWGTKEGVTPIFGKDGTLYYFTDFTSPKEGVDSALGYSLVDARTGKLYYYNGKEVKGIMDGSAATEVVDNSFKREKWHGTMPVIYNVYGKPAWIIPVVDDGGLVRAHTVVYAANAKIFATGSSQKEALENYKNVMSGNGDTFRPTSTGKEAQKEGIVQRVYKEKSGENTIVYVLLENEQKVFMIPVKKFPYAMFTEVGDPIQITYLDTGETMASVSKFTNSNVKK; translated from the coding sequence ATGAAATTTGTAGTTTTAGCTATTCTTACTTTGTTTTTGATTCCATGGACAAGAAGTAGTAGTAAGCTTCGAGCAGTGGATAAGAAGGGAGATAAGAAGGTTGTAAAGGGTAAGAAATCATCTATTTTAGTTATTCCTGTTTTATTTTGGATAGGTATTGCAATCTATGAATACTTTTGGCTAATTGATGATCGAGTAGATTCGATTCTTACTCATTATTCTGTTGCAGTAGCAATTTTAATTGGGCTTGTTTTATTTTCACAAGATCAAATAGGTAAATTAGAAGGTACGTTAAAAGGACTTCTAATGTTTATTTTACTCGCAAGTTACGGTTACTTTGGTTATTTGCACGATATAGTAATCTCGCAAAAGAAATATGATTCTGTTGTTAAGGTAGAGAAAGATATTTCAGAGCCATTTACTGAAAATGACCAGCCGTTTACAGTGCCGCCAAAGACAGCGGAGAATAAGATGAAAAAAGTATTTGGTGATATTCCGAAAGTAGCTTATTTTGAGCTAGGAGAATTAACGCCACAAATGGTAAACGGCGAAGCTTTATATGTAGCGCCGATTGAAGTTTCAGGATTTTTTAAAGCGCGTAAAGCTGAGACAATTCCAGGGTATGTAACGATGTCAGGTACAAATCCTGATGCGGAAGCGAAACTGCACCTCGGTTATAAAATGAAATATGTGCCAAGCATGTTTTTTGGTAATAATTTAGAGCGTGTGGTAAGGCAAGCAGAACCAGATTTAATCTTTAAAGGAAAACCTAAATTTGAGGTTGATGATAAAGGGAAACCATATTATACAATGACGTATGGTGAATTTATTTCAGGAAGATCTGGATTTGAGGTAGAGGGTGTTGTCGTAGTAGACGCACAAACAGGTGAAGTGAAAAGGTATGATAAAGGAAAGGCACCTAAATTTGTTGATGGTGTATTAAATCATGAGACTGCATCTACGTTAAATACGTACTTTGGTAAATATATTCACGGATTTTGGAATACGAAATTCTCGCAAACTGATATGAAGATTCCGACTGAGTGGGGAACGAAAGAAGGCGTGACCCCGATCTTTGGTAAAGATGGAACACTATATTATTTTACAGACTTTACTTCTCCAAAAGAAGGAGTAGATTCAGCCCTAGGCTATTCATTAGTAGATGCACGCACAGGCAAGCTATATTACTATAATGGAAAAGAAGTGAAGGGGATTATGGATGGTTCAGCAGCTACAGAAGTAGTGGATAATTCCTTTAAGAGAGAGAAATGGCATGGGACAATGCCTGTCATTTATAACGTATACGGTAAACCAGCTTGGATTATTCCGGTTGTTGATGATGGAGGCCTAGTACGTGCACATACAGTTGTATATGCTGCTAATGCAAAAATATTTGCGACAGGTTCTTCGCAGAAAGAAGCGCTTGAGAATTATAAAAACGTAATGAGTGGTAATGGTGATACCTTTAGACCAACCTCAACAGGAAAAGAAGCGCAAAAAGAAGGTATTGTACAACGTGTATATAAAGAGAAATCAGGTGAAAATACAATCGTGTACGTACTTTTAGAGAATGAACAAAAGGTATTTATGATACCGGTGAAGAAATTCCCGTATGCTATGTTTACAGAAGTAGGAGACCCAATTCAAATTACATATTTAGATACAGGAGAGACGATGGCCTCAGTATCTAAATTTACGAATAGCAATGTGAAAAAGTAA
- a CDS encoding multidrug effflux MFS transporter — protein sequence MEKVNEVNHEIYKPVKANRLWMILVLGTLTAIGPLSIDMYLPSLPKLTDDLQTGASLAQLTLTACLLGLSVGQLFVGSISDIYGRRKPLIIALIIYVASSLLCAVAPSIWTLVLLRFLQGASGSAGIVISRAMVRDMYSGSEMTKFFSLLMLVNGAAPILAPIIGGQLLQFTTWRGVFIVLGAISVCMLISATFVLRETLPPEERETGGLSGTLATYGKLLKDRLFMGYALSQGLVTAAMFAYISGSPFVLQNIYGASPQQFSLFFAINGIGIIIASQVTGRLAGKVNEKTLFVAGIIIAAVGGLSLLLTIVLGIGLIGVLCSLFLVVSSVGVVSTTGFSLAMRNQKQAAGTASALLGLLQFISGALVAPLVGIGGSNTALPMGVVIALCEVGAVLCYLFMARRSEKQFELQQRQNLEA from the coding sequence ATTGAAAAAGTGAATGAAGTTAATCACGAAATATATAAACCTGTAAAGGCAAACAGGTTATGGATGATTCTTGTATTAGGAACACTTACGGCGATTGGGCCATTATCTATTGATATGTATTTGCCTTCATTACCGAAGTTAACGGATGACTTGCAAACAGGTGCATCCCTAGCGCAGCTTACATTAACAGCTTGTCTGCTTGGGCTGTCAGTAGGACAATTATTTGTTGGCTCAATTAGTGATATTTACGGAAGACGCAAACCACTTATTATTGCTCTTATTATTTATGTTGCTTCTTCTTTACTTTGTGCTGTTGCGCCATCTATTTGGACATTAGTGTTATTGCGCTTCCTACAAGGAGCTTCAGGATCAGCCGGGATTGTTATATCACGTGCGATGGTACGTGATATGTACTCAGGTTCTGAAATGACGAAGTTTTTCTCACTGCTTATGTTAGTAAACGGAGCAGCACCTATTTTGGCACCGATTATTGGGGGGCAATTATTACAGTTTACAACGTGGCGCGGTGTTTTCATCGTTCTTGGAGCAATTAGCGTATGCATGTTAATCTCAGCTACTTTTGTATTGCGTGAAACATTACCTCCTGAAGAAAGAGAAACGGGTGGTTTGTCAGGGACTTTGGCGACGTACGGAAAATTGTTAAAGGACCGTCTGTTTATGGGATATGCATTGTCACAAGGATTAGTAACAGCGGCAATGTTTGCATACATTTCGGGCTCACCATTTGTGTTGCAGAACATATACGGAGCATCACCACAGCAATTTAGTTTATTCTTTGCGATTAACGGCATCGGTATTATTATTGCTAGTCAGGTAACGGGTCGTTTAGCGGGGAAAGTGAATGAGAAGACATTATTTGTTGCTGGTATTATTATCGCAGCTGTTGGTGGCCTATCTTTACTACTGACAATCGTACTAGGAATAGGTTTAATCGGTGTTTTATGTTCGTTATTCCTTGTTGTATCAAGTGTCGGGGTTGTATCAACAACTGGGTTCTCATTAGCGATGAGAAATCAGAAGCAAGCTGCAGGAACAGCGTCAGCTTTATTAGGCTTATTACAGTTCATTTCAGGAGCGCTTGTCGCTCCGCTAGTAGGTATTGGTGGGAGTAATACAGCGTTACCGATGGGTGTTGTTATTGCGCTTTGTGAAGTAGGGGCAGTATTATGTTATCTATTTATGGCCAGAAGAAGTGAGAAGCAGTTTGAACTGCAACAAAGACAAAATTTAGAGGCTTAA